GCAAACAACGCCTGCAACGCCGTTACAGCTTCGGCGCGCTGCTCGCGGGTAAACGCCGTCTTGGCGCGCACCACGTAGTCCACGCCGTCCAGGCCTTGCTGGTTCAGGCGGAACCACTCGCGCACGCAGCGCTTGATGTAATTGCGGCGTACCGCCCGCTTGGCGACCTTCTTGCCGACCACCAAGCCCACGCGGGCGTGGTCCAGGCCGTTGG
This genomic window from Chromobacterium violaceum ATCC 12472 contains:
- the rnpA gene encoding ribonuclease P protein component, which codes for MSAYRFRRAHRLLKTDEFSSVFSLRQQRSNAFFQVFARPNGLDHARVGLVVGKKVAKRAVRRNYIKRCVREWFRLNQQGLDGVDYVVRAKTAFTREQRAEAVTALQALFAKLARCRASSSS